In Azospirillum sp. TSA2s, the following proteins share a genomic window:
- the traI gene encoding TraI/MobA(P) family conjugative relaxase, with product MIAKRVKRTKATSDFARLGRYIMAAKTETAGQLWTRTADYILDAKGGGEKLAWSRITNCHSEEPGWAIREILATQDRNKRSKGDKSYHLIVSFPEGEVPTRAQLEDIEDTLCAGIGFAEHQRISAAHSNTKHFHLHIAINRVHPRTLRCVEPFYDHPTLFRLCRALEQKHGLQLHPMDGPTLAGRPGDMEAHSGEASFLRWVKETAGAELVEGAAKAASWGELHAVLERHELAIRPKGAGLVIVQEGTGLGVKASSVDRSLSGKSLTKRLGAYEPPPAPTQRRPNGDSSQGGAEAARFVTSAPAGDPARPGRGYQKVPLHRHGNSKALYQEYQAQREALLKARAAQRAAQRQAQANHAKELAGWYAARRAEIKRSPVLTAAERRHAYTMLAHQRRADAVAWRQEQARQRQQTAGKSLPTWQEFLTAEASRGNEVAVAVLRSRSRRQRRMAETLLTAADADVARHIVYERLRPKAGKDGTLVYRVEDGGVVSDEATQVRVTEVTAGAAFLALSLADDRFRGQALVVEGTDAFKAQVAQLAAMKGLEVRFADPELERKRARMAQPMTQAEGSTSVTDFISRRNSRRESVTSIDYTRLWTAKDAGPVVYQGRRRLQDGAEVVLLHRGGEMLVKPVTPAQAAKASTWRVGQTVELDYQGRLLSPSRGRKR from the coding sequence ATGATCGCCAAGCGGGTCAAGCGCACCAAAGCGACGTCAGATTTCGCAAGATTGGGTCGTTATATCATGGCGGCCAAGACCGAGACGGCGGGCCAGTTATGGACGCGGACGGCGGACTACATTTTGGACGCCAAGGGCGGCGGGGAAAAGCTGGCGTGGTCGCGCATCACCAACTGCCATTCGGAAGAACCAGGATGGGCGATCCGTGAGATCCTGGCGACCCAGGACCGCAACAAGCGCTCCAAGGGGGACAAGAGCTATCACCTGATCGTCAGCTTCCCCGAGGGCGAGGTGCCGACCAGGGCGCAGCTGGAGGACATCGAGGACACGCTGTGCGCCGGCATCGGCTTTGCCGAGCATCAGCGGATCAGTGCCGCCCACAGCAACACCAAGCACTTCCATCTTCACATCGCGATCAACCGGGTGCATCCCCGCACTCTGCGGTGCGTCGAGCCGTTCTACGACCACCCGACTCTGTTCCGACTGTGCCGGGCGCTGGAGCAAAAGCATGGGCTTCAGCTTCACCCGATGGATGGTCCGACGTTGGCCGGCCGCCCCGGCGACATGGAGGCGCATTCCGGCGAGGCATCGTTCCTGCGGTGGGTGAAGGAAACGGCCGGCGCCGAACTGGTCGAGGGAGCGGCCAAGGCGGCGAGCTGGGGTGAGCTGCACGCGGTGCTGGAGCGCCATGAGCTGGCGATCCGGCCAAAAGGCGCCGGTCTGGTCATCGTGCAGGAGGGAACAGGACTCGGCGTGAAGGCGAGCAGCGTTGACCGCAGCTTGTCCGGCAAATCGCTGACGAAGCGGTTGGGGGCTTATGAGCCACCCCCAGCGCCAACCCAGCGCCGGCCGAACGGTGACAGTTCGCAAGGAGGCGCGGAAGCCGCCCGTTTTGTCACATCAGCGCCGGCCGGCGATCCCGCGCGCCCAGGGCGCGGCTACCAGAAAGTGCCGCTGCACCGCCACGGCAACAGCAAGGCGCTTTACCAAGAGTATCAGGCGCAGCGGGAGGCGTTGCTAAAGGCGCGAGCGGCCCAACGGGCGGCCCAGCGGCAGGCCCAGGCGAACCACGCCAAGGAGTTGGCAGGGTGGTATGCGGCACGGCGGGCGGAAATCAAGCGCAGTCCGGTGCTGACGGCGGCCGAACGCCGGCATGCCTACACGATGTTGGCGCACCAGCGCCGGGCCGATGCAGTGGCGTGGCGCCAGGAGCAGGCCCGGCAGCGCCAGCAGACCGCAGGAAAGAGTTTGCCGACATGGCAAGAGTTCCTGACAGCGGAGGCCAGCCGGGGCAACGAGGTGGCGGTGGCAGTGCTGCGCAGCCGGTCCCGCCGGCAGCGGCGCATGGCGGAGACCCTGCTGACTGCAGCCGACGCCGATGTGGCCCGGCACATCGTCTATGAACGGCTGCGCCCGAAGGCCGGCAAGGACGGCACGCTGGTCTACCGGGTCGAGGATGGCGGGGTGGTCAGCGACGAGGCAACCCAGGTGCGGGTGACTGAGGTCACCGCTGGGGCGGCCTTCCTTGCCCTGTCGCTGGCCGACGATCGCTTTCGCGGCCAGGCCCTGGTGGTCGAAGGCACCGATGCCTTCAAAGCGCAGGTGGCGCAGCTCGCGGCGATGAAGGGGCTGGAGGTGCGCTTTGCCGATCCCGAGCTCGAGCGGAAGCGCGCTCGAATGGCTCAGCCTATGACCCAGGCCGAAGGATCTACATCTGTCACCGACTTCATCTCCCGCCGGAACAGTAGGAGGGAGAGCGTAACGTCGATAGACTATACGCGCCTCTGGACGGCGAAGGACGCCGGCCCGGTGGTCTACCAAGGCCGCCGTAGGTTGCAAGACGGTGCCGAGGTGGTGCTGCTGCATCGAGGCGGCGAGATGCTGGTCAAGCCGGTCACCCCCGCCCAGGCCGCCAAGGCGAGCACATGGCGGGTGGGGCAGACGGTCGAGCTGGATTACCAAGGCCGCCTCCTTTCCCCATCGAGAGGGCGCAAGCGATGA
- a CDS encoding helix-turn-helix transcriptional regulator produces MTDEVKKPPPARKPHKQPTAKEDAPPELLIFARNFKKARLEAGLSQRDIMRLTGISQNYISFLERSFYSPSLSYMALLARVVGKPLHELLEP; encoded by the coding sequence GTGACAGACGAGGTCAAAAAGCCGCCCCCCGCACGCAAGCCTCATAAGCAGCCCACCGCAAAAGAGGATGCGCCGCCCGAGCTTCTCATATTTGCAAGAAATTTCAAAAAAGCGCGTCTGGAAGCTGGTCTTTCTCAGCGTGACATCATGAGACTGACTGGAATAAGCCAGAACTACATCAGCTTCCTTGAACGATCATTTTATTCTCCAAGCCTCAGCTACATGGCCTTGCTGGCGCGGGTCGTGGGTAAGCCACTGCACGAACTGCTGGAGCCGTAG
- a CDS encoding conjugal transfer protein TraL, translating into MTLQGKGGVGKSMVSSLLAQYLTANGRPVTCIDTDPVNDTLSGYTALNARRLDLLQGNQINTRNFDTMIELLVSEEASVVVDNGAASFLPLTSYMLENGVADLLAALGRQLVVHTVVTGGQAIMDTLTGFDQLACQLPESAQMVVWLNEYFGDILAGEKNFEDMKTYQTNKHRVKGLVRIKRYTGETFGKDMEMMLDRKLTFDEAVSSPDFGLMAKQRLTMMKRDIFNQIALVI; encoded by the coding sequence ATGACGCTCCAGGGAAAAGGGGGTGTCGGAAAGTCCATGGTCTCGTCCCTTCTGGCTCAGTACCTCACCGCCAACGGACGGCCGGTCACTTGCATCGATACCGATCCCGTCAACGACACCCTCTCGGGCTATACCGCTCTCAACGCCCGCCGCCTCGACCTCTTGCAGGGCAACCAGATCAACACCCGCAACTTCGACACCATGATCGAGCTGCTGGTCTCCGAGGAGGCCAGTGTCGTGGTAGACAATGGCGCCGCCTCCTTCCTCCCCCTCACCAGCTACATGCTGGAAAACGGCGTTGCCGATCTTCTGGCCGCCTTGGGCCGGCAACTCGTCGTTCATACCGTCGTCACCGGCGGTCAGGCCATCATGGACACCCTCACCGGCTTCGATCAGCTCGCCTGCCAACTCCCCGAATCCGCGCAGATGGTGGTGTGGCTCAATGAGTACTTCGGCGACATCCTGGCCGGAGAAAAGAACTTCGAAGATATGAAGACATACCAGACTAACAAGCATCGGGTGAAAGGACTGGTGCGGATCAAACGCTACACCGGAGAGACCTTTGGTAAGGACATGGAAATGATGCTGGATCGCAAACTCACATTTGATGAGGCAGTCAGTAGCCCCGATTTTGGTCTGATGGCAAAGCAACGCCTGACGATGATGAAGCGCGATATCTTCAATCAAATCGCTCTTGTCATCTGA
- the trbB gene encoding P-type conjugative transfer ATPase TrbB, which yields MSVTAAASFQQEHDRRVQEKLRRELGSLVCGFLTEADVVEIALNPDGQLWVERLGQDMKPVGTMSASQAESLMTTVAAALRTTITRDTPILECELPFDGSRFEALIPPVAAAPTFAIRRKASRVFTLEEYVERGIMTDRQRAVLVEAVAARRNILVVGGTGTGKTTLTNALIKEIERATPHHRLIIIEDTVELQCSAPNAVPLRATEHVSMLRLLKATMRLRPDRILVGETRGPEALALLKAWNTGHPGGVATVHSNTSDSAGTAGLVRLESLIAEATPTPMHTLIAEAVNLVVNIEKTSSGPGRRIAAVLAVDGFDGSNYVLSQLG from the coding sequence ATGAGCGTGACCGCTGCCGCCTCGTTTCAACAGGAACACGACCGGCGCGTGCAGGAGAAGCTACGCCGTGAGCTTGGCTCCCTGGTGTGTGGTTTTCTGACCGAAGCGGATGTCGTGGAAATCGCGCTGAACCCGGACGGCCAGCTGTGGGTCGAGCGGCTGGGGCAGGACATGAAGCCGGTCGGCACCATGTCGGCCAGCCAAGCGGAATCCCTGATGACCACAGTGGCGGCGGCTCTGCGCACCACCATCACCCGCGACACCCCGATCCTCGAATGCGAGCTGCCCTTTGACGGCTCCCGCTTCGAGGCCCTCATTCCACCGGTCGCTGCCGCTCCCACCTTCGCCATCCGCCGCAAGGCGTCGCGCGTCTTCACGCTGGAGGAGTATGTCGAGCGCGGCATCATGACCGACCGCCAGCGGGCGGTACTGGTCGAGGCTGTGGCCGCCCGGCGCAATATCTTGGTGGTCGGTGGCACCGGCACCGGCAAGACGACGCTGACCAACGCCCTCATCAAGGAGATTGAGCGCGCCACCCCGCATCACCGGCTGATCATCATCGAGGATACGGTGGAGCTTCAATGCAGTGCGCCCAATGCGGTGCCGCTGCGCGCCACCGAGCATGTCAGCATGCTGCGACTGCTCAAAGCCACCATGCGCCTGCGCCCCGACCGCATTCTGGTGGGCGAGACGCGCGGTCCGGAGGCATTGGCGCTGCTGAAAGCCTGGAACACCGGTCACCCCGGCGGGGTGGCCACCGTCCATTCCAACACCAGCGACAGCGCCGGCACCGCCGGCTTGGTCCGCCTGGAAAGCCTGATTGCTGAAGCAACCCCGACGCCGATGCACACGCTGATCGCAGAGGCGGTCAACCTGGTGGTCAACATCGAAAAGACCTCGTCCGGTCCGGGCCGGCGCATCGCCGCCGTTCTCGCCGTCGACGGGTTCGACGGCAGCAATTACGTCCTGTCACAACTCGGATAA
- a CDS encoding TraK family protein: MRDQQPEKRRKGEGRALFLTRIDVIRTELQQGWPVKTVYEQHNPYLRMSYSQFWRYVSSLILKGTPKVNDTAPPNEAVAPPVATPAQPPAKSIDPNGRSVIRQFEYNPRAKNPEDLI, from the coding sequence ATGAGGGACCAACAGCCCGAAAAGCGGCGGAAGGGTGAAGGCCGCGCCCTATTCCTGACCCGGATCGACGTGATCCGCACCGAATTGCAACAGGGCTGGCCGGTGAAAACCGTCTACGAGCAACACAATCCATACTTGCGTATGTCCTACTCTCAATTCTGGCGATACGTGTCCTCCCTGATTCTGAAAGGGACACCGAAGGTGAACGACACCGCGCCTCCCAACGAGGCTGTGGCACCCCCAGTTGCCACCCCAGCACAGCCTCCCGCCAAGTCCATCGATCCGAATGGCCGCTCTGTGATCCGCCAGTTTGAATACAATCCTCGCGCGAAGAACCCTGAGGACCTGATTTAA
- a CDS encoding transporter — protein MLALKTYRDKARGVPDLLDWAALVDDGIILGKSGALLAGFYYRGPDTASSTSDERNYVTERVNAALARLGSGWVSWFEATRLPSAGYPSAEASAFPDPVSRLIEAERRRQFTTHGAHYESDYALVLQYTPPLRRNTKIQDYLWDEDPTAAPLSPADQTLAAFRKALDDLEDALGTVLTVRRMTSYSHVCAQDREHLRDELVDYLHFCLTGDDTPLNIPPDGMYLDAVIGGRELWTGDTPRIGDRYIACVSLEGFPGASHPNILAVLEHLPVAYRWSSRFIHLDQHEAVSHLHRYRRKWKQKVRGFWSQVFRTQGGVINEDALLMAGEAEAAITDASSALVTFGYYTPVIVLMSEDRARLLDSARLVSREVQRLGFACRLETINAVEAWLGTLPGHPNPNVRRPLIHTLNLADLLPLASVWAGLDAAPCPFYPEASPPLLYGSAPGSTPFRLNLHVGDVGHTLVFGPTGAGKSTLLGTVAAQFRRYPGATVVAFDKGRSMLALALACGGAHHDIAGEASRLSFAPLAALDTAGDLAWAEDWIESCYQLQTGMPPTPAQREEIHRAMRLLSQEKGPEERSLTDFLLTVQDEKLRSALTPYTISGPLGHLLDSTCDGLGDDAFTVFEIEELMGMGEKSLIPVLLYLFRRFEKSLRGQPALLLLDEAWVMLGHPVFREKIREWLKVLRKANCAVVLATQSLSDAVRSGLLDVLLESCPTKLLLPNEEADKGGTPQVPGPRDLYTAIGLNEVQIGILKTAAKKRDYYYLSPDGRRLFSLALGPVALAFVGVSDKDSVVQVRELAASHGADWPFHWLQKKGVRYDHLL, from the coding sequence ATGCTGGCTCTCAAGACCTATCGCGACAAGGCCAGGGGCGTGCCCGATCTGCTCGACTGGGCCGCCCTGGTGGACGACGGGATCATCCTCGGCAAGAGCGGCGCACTGCTCGCCGGCTTCTACTATCGGGGGCCGGACACCGCCTCCTCGACCTCCGATGAACGCAACTATGTGACGGAGCGGGTCAACGCCGCCCTCGCCCGGCTGGGAAGCGGCTGGGTGAGCTGGTTTGAGGCCACCCGCCTGCCCTCGGCCGGCTATCCATCGGCCGAGGCCTCGGCGTTCCCCGATCCGGTCAGCCGCCTGATTGAGGCCGAGCGCCGCCGCCAGTTCACCACCCATGGCGCGCACTACGAGTCCGACTATGCCCTGGTGTTGCAATATACCCCGCCGCTGCGGCGCAACACCAAGATCCAGGATTACCTGTGGGATGAAGATCCGACCGCTGCGCCGCTGTCGCCAGCCGATCAGACGCTGGCCGCTTTCCGGAAGGCGCTCGACGATCTGGAAGACGCGCTCGGCACCGTGCTGACGGTGCGCCGCATGACCAGCTACAGCCATGTCTGCGCCCAGGACCGCGAGCACCTGCGCGACGAGCTGGTCGACTATCTGCATTTCTGCCTGACCGGCGACGACACCCCGCTCAACATCCCTCCGGACGGGATGTATCTCGACGCGGTGATTGGCGGGCGCGAGCTGTGGACCGGCGACACCCCGCGTATCGGGGACCGCTACATCGCCTGCGTCTCGCTGGAAGGCTTCCCCGGCGCCTCACACCCCAACATCCTCGCCGTGCTGGAACATCTGCCGGTGGCCTACCGCTGGTCCTCGCGCTTCATCCATCTCGACCAGCACGAGGCGGTGTCCCACCTTCACCGCTACCGCCGCAAATGGAAGCAGAAGGTGCGGGGCTTCTGGTCCCAGGTCTTCCGCACCCAAGGCGGCGTCATTAATGAGGACGCCCTGCTGATGGCCGGCGAGGCCGAAGCGGCGATCACCGACGCCAGCTCGGCTCTGGTGACCTTCGGCTACTATACCCCGGTCATCGTGCTGATGAGCGAGGACCGCGCCCGGCTGCTCGACAGCGCCCGGCTGGTGTCGCGCGAGGTGCAGCGCCTCGGCTTCGCCTGCCGGCTGGAGACGATCAACGCGGTGGAAGCGTGGCTCGGCACCCTGCCCGGCCATCCCAACCCCAATGTCCGCCGGCCGCTGATCCATACGCTGAACCTCGCCGATCTGCTGCCGCTCGCCAGCGTGTGGGCCGGGCTGGATGCCGCCCCCTGCCCCTTCTATCCGGAGGCGTCACCGCCGCTTTTGTACGGGTCTGCCCCCGGATCGACCCCTTTTCGGCTCAATCTGCACGTTGGCGACGTTGGGCATACTCTGGTGTTCGGCCCGACCGGCGCCGGCAAATCCACCCTGCTGGGCACGGTGGCGGCCCAGTTCCGCCGTTACCCCGGCGCCACCGTGGTGGCCTTCGACAAGGGCCGCTCCATGCTCGCCCTGGCGCTCGCCTGCGGCGGTGCCCACCACGACATCGCCGGCGAGGCCAGCCGGCTGTCCTTCGCTCCGCTCGCCGCGCTCGATACCGCTGGGGATCTCGCCTGGGCGGAAGACTGGATCGAGTCCTGCTACCAGCTGCAGACCGGCATGCCGCCGACCCCGGCGCAGCGGGAGGAAATCCACCGTGCCATGCGGCTGCTGAGCCAGGAAAAGGGGCCTGAGGAACGCTCCCTAACCGACTTCCTGCTGACGGTACAGGACGAAAAGCTGCGCTCGGCGCTGACGCCCTACACGATCAGCGGTCCCCTCGGCCATCTGCTCGACAGCACCTGCGACGGGCTGGGGGATGACGCCTTCACCGTCTTTGAGATCGAGGAGCTGATGGGGATGGGCGAAAAGAGCCTGATCCCGGTCCTGCTCTACCTGTTTCGCCGTTTCGAGAAGTCCCTGCGCGGCCAGCCGGCGCTTCTGCTGCTCGACGAGGCCTGGGTCATGCTCGGGCACCCAGTGTTCCGCGAGAAAATCCGGGAATGGCTGAAGGTGCTGCGCAAGGCCAACTGCGCCGTCGTGCTTGCCACGCAAAGCCTGTCGGATGCGGTGCGCTCGGGCCTGCTCGACGTGCTGTTGGAGTCTTGTCCCACCAAGCTGCTGCTGCCCAACGAGGAAGCCGACAAGGGTGGCACGCCGCAGGTGCCGGGACCGCGCGACCTCTACACTGCCATCGGGCTGAACGAGGTGCAGATCGGCATCCTCAAGACCGCGGCGAAGAAGCGCGACTACTACTACCTGTCGCCGGACGGCCGCCGGCTGTTCTCGCTCGCCCTCGGGCCGGTGGCCCTCGCCTTCGTCGGCGTCTCCGACAAGGACAGCGTGGTGCAGGTGCGCGAGCTGGCCGCCAGCCATGGCGCCGACTGGCCCTTCCATTGGCTCCAGAAGAAAGGGGTGCGCTATGACCACCTTCTGTAA
- a CDS encoding TrbC/VirB2 family protein, translating into MRNPLLRGVSAATLTAALTVLLTAPQPALAAGGGGGGLPWEAPLQTFVNSLTGPVAFAISLLGIVVCGAMLIWGGEINEFARRFVMLVLVVALLVFATNILTQLFGVGAVIATAGAGVVLA; encoded by the coding sequence ATGCGCAATCCCCTCTTACGCGGCGTCTCAGCCGCCACCCTGACGGCTGCCCTCACGGTTCTGCTGACTGCTCCCCAACCGGCGCTCGCTGCTGGCGGTGGTGGCGGCGGGCTTCCCTGGGAAGCGCCGCTCCAGACCTTCGTCAACTCGCTGACCGGGCCGGTCGCCTTTGCCATCTCGCTGCTCGGCATCGTCGTCTGCGGCGCCATGTTGATCTGGGGCGGTGAAATCAACGAGTTCGCCCGCCGCTTCGTCATGCTGGTGCTGGTGGTCGCGCTCTTGGTGTTCGCCACCAACATCCTGACCCAGCTTTTCGGCGTCGGGGCGGTAATCGCTACGGCCGGCGCCGGGGTGGTGCTGGCGTGA
- a CDS encoding replication initiation protein, which produces MSCDLAHFTIPYGCFFSDLGADMAIRTLDQRPSIGSMIKPGELIDILENTSRPLTLLDRRNYNLLILNAWDRIGEEAPHQIHLAELRGTDTSNARVKDSIERLMTTIVRVRYINPETGRPNTIRVQLLGGNRAEDESPDGFLAYRFDPLLIELLQNSRTYGRLRIEVMAAFESKYALAAYEMAMKRRNLRHVAREKFTIEEMRGLLGVQDGKLSRFSDLNAYALRTAELEVNALAEEVCIAFEPEYRGRRCVGIWFQWRDKTPEERKAAFAELQRPRVGRSARLRGSVVDTV; this is translated from the coding sequence GTGAGTTGCGATCTGGCTCACTTCACGATACCGTACGGCTGCTTCTTTTCAGATCTCGGCGCAGACATGGCAATCCGTACTCTGGATCAGCGTCCAAGCATTGGCTCAATGATCAAGCCTGGGGAACTGATCGACATCCTCGAAAACACGTCCCGTCCGCTGACTCTGCTCGATCGGCGGAACTATAATCTGCTGATCCTCAACGCCTGGGATCGGATTGGTGAAGAGGCTCCGCACCAAATCCACTTGGCGGAACTGCGAGGCACTGATACGAGCAACGCCAGGGTCAAGGACAGCATTGAGCGGTTGATGACGACGATCGTCCGCGTCCGCTACATCAATCCGGAAACTGGCCGGCCGAATACCATCCGCGTCCAACTCCTGGGCGGTAACCGGGCCGAAGACGAAAGCCCGGATGGCTTTCTCGCCTACCGATTCGATCCGCTGCTGATCGAATTGCTCCAGAACAGCAGGACCTATGGCCGTCTTCGGATTGAAGTGATGGCGGCCTTCGAGTCCAAATATGCCTTGGCCGCTTACGAAATGGCGATGAAGCGGCGCAACCTTCGCCATGTCGCGCGAGAGAAATTCACCATCGAGGAAATGCGTGGGCTCCTTGGGGTCCAGGATGGCAAGCTTTCGCGCTTTTCGGATCTCAACGCCTACGCATTGCGCACCGCTGAACTGGAGGTCAATGCTCTGGCCGAAGAGGTGTGCATTGCCTTTGAGCCAGAATACAGGGGGCGTCGCTGCGTTGGAATTTGGTTTCAATGGCGGGATAAAACGCCGGAGGAACGGAAAGCCGCCTTTGCAGAACTCCAGCGCCCTCGCGTTGGTCGGAGCGCCCGCCTCCGCGGATCAGTCGTTGATACCGTATAA
- a CDS encoding conjugal transfer protein TrbD gives MTGAATGGLRRTEFRRALHRANLLMGGERELVMFTALVAGGLILTAQNWIATAVGLSVWFGLIGFLRTMAKADPRLSHVYTRHLQYQAYYPARSRPARDR, from the coding sequence GTGACCGGGGCCGCCACCGGTGGACTGCGCCGGACGGAGTTCCGTCGGGCGCTGCACCGCGCCAACCTGCTGATGGGCGGCGAGCGCGAGTTGGTGATGTTCACCGCCCTGGTTGCCGGTGGCTTGATCCTGACGGCACAGAACTGGATCGCCACGGCGGTCGGTCTCAGCGTCTGGTTCGGCCTGATCGGCTTCCTGCGGACCATGGCCAAGGCCGATCCCCGGCTCAGCCACGTTTACACCCGCCACCTCCAATACCAAGCCTACTACCCGGCCCGGTCGCGGCCCGCCCGCGACCGATAA
- a CDS encoding helix-turn-helix transcriptional regulator, which yields MQAIDLVDPEEKPEPASRKRRVSHKDKPVELMIFAHNFKQARLSAGLTQTDITKRIGISQAYVSDVERAVVDPSLTHMALLARVVGRPLHELLRPSSTLKPSQSK from the coding sequence ATGCAGGCGATAGACTTGGTTGATCCAGAGGAAAAGCCGGAGCCAGCCTCACGCAAACGCCGGGTGTCTCACAAAGACAAGCCGGTAGAACTGATGATTTTTGCCCATAATTTTAAACAGGCTCGCCTCTCTGCTGGCCTGACACAAACTGACATTACTAAAAGAATTGGCATTTCGCAGGCTTACGTGTCGGACGTGGAGCGGGCTGTGGTTGATCCCAGCCTGACGCACATGGCCTTGCTTGCGCGTGTGGTCGGCAGGCCGCTGCATGAGCTGCTGAGACCTTCATCGACGCTAAAACCTTCACAGTCAAAGTGA
- a CDS encoding type IV secretion system protein, whose protein sequence is MRKPLSVLLLSGLVFHTLPAQAQGIPVIDVSAIAQMITQVANQMEQISNQVQMIENQARTLQTLGGGSFGELNGNLSQQVGQLTAVMNRVQGIGYQLGGIEQEFNQLFPPGTNWQSVPTEDVAPYYQRWSSQLQDASRTAMDSQGVVRNVQRNVSAAQGILADAQTSDGEVRQLQATNEMLALLATQLGDMTMTMATTGRVTASAAAAAQTRSDVEAELQRRFLNPPPVPVTNGEAF, encoded by the coding sequence ATGCGCAAGCCTCTCTCCGTCCTTCTGCTGTCTGGCCTGGTGTTCCACACCCTGCCGGCGCAGGCCCAAGGCATCCCGGTGATCGACGTGTCGGCCATCGCGCAGATGATCACCCAGGTCGCTAACCAGATGGAGCAGATCAGCAATCAGGTTCAGATGATCGAGAATCAGGCCCGCACGCTCCAGACGCTGGGCGGCGGCAGCTTCGGCGAACTGAACGGCAATCTCAGCCAGCAGGTGGGCCAGCTCACCGCGGTGATGAACCGGGTCCAGGGGATCGGCTACCAGCTCGGCGGCATCGAACAGGAGTTCAACCAGCTTTTCCCGCCGGGAACGAACTGGCAGTCGGTGCCGACCGAGGACGTGGCGCCCTATTACCAGCGCTGGTCCAGCCAGTTGCAGGATGCCTCGCGCACGGCGATGGACAGCCAGGGGGTGGTGCGCAACGTCCAGCGAAACGTCTCGGCCGCGCAAGGCATCCTGGCCGACGCGCAAACCTCAGACGGCGAAGTGCGCCAGCTTCAGGCGACCAACGAAATGCTGGCGCTGCTGGCGACCCAGCTTGGCGACATGACCATGACCATGGCGACCACCGGCCGGGTCACCGCGAGTGCGGCGGCGGCGGCGCAAACGCGATCCGATGTCGAAGCCGAGCTACAGCGCCGGTTCTTGAATCCTCCCCCTGTTCCCGTCACCAACGGTGAAGCCTTCTAA